In Candidatus Paceibacterota bacterium, a single genomic region encodes these proteins:
- a CDS encoding class I SAM-dependent methyltransferase: protein MTKWDLFFKEKITKIFTEKKTILDIGGGLRIDLKRNNRFDPDRAWIIPYLKNVDYKIMDYVAKYNPDIVGDIHKMPFADVSFDAIICAAVLEHVENPIQAAIEIKRVLKPGGYAFVYVPFLYYYHIEEGNYGDYWRFTKDAIRFMFKGFQTIEIEPLRGAVETWIKLSPLCKYDIFLKLARLVDKLTGKSKSNQVSGYNIFLIK, encoded by the coding sequence AAGACTATTCTTGATATTGGAGGTGGTTTGCGGATTGATCTAAAAAGGAACAATCGGTTTGATCCGGATAGAGCGTGGATCATTCCTTACTTAAAAAATGTCGATTATAAAATAATGGATTATGTCGCCAAATATAATCCTGATATTGTCGGCGATATTCATAAAATGCCTTTTGCTGATGTTTCCTTTGACGCTATTATTTGTGCCGCAGTGCTTGAGCACGTGGAAAATCCGATACAAGCTGCTATTGAAATAAAAAGAGTTTTGAAGCCTGGCGGCTATGCCTTCGTCTACGTGCCTTTTCTTTACTACTATCATATTGAAGAGGGTAACTACGGTGATTATTGGCGATTTACCAAAGATGCCATTAGGTTCATGTTTAAAGGTTTTCAAACAATAGAAATCGAGCCTCTTCGGGGGGCAGTGGAAACGTGGATCAAATTGTCGCCACTCTGTAAATATGATATTTTTCTGAAGTTGGCACGCTTGGTCGATAAGCTAACAGGTAAGTCCAAGAGTAATCAGGTCAGCGGTTACAATATTTTTTTGATCAAATAA
- a CDS encoding glycosyltransferase, protein MKITIVVPVYNEEAIIEETLTILSEALSKIGNELDWEIVVADNASTDKTAEKVKNAGFSKVKVFSIKEKGKGVAIRSVAMESEANFFGFIDADLSADPEAIFTMLDALKKGECDIVIGSRLMDKTQTHRSFLRTLSSEVFNFIQRIILGLDIQDTQCGLKIMNRRGIDIFKKCKENSWFFDMEFLALSSKNGLRILEVPVLWEEFRYKDRKTKLHLVRDGFSAIITMIRIRIRLNKE, encoded by the coding sequence ATGAAAATAACGATTGTTGTACCAGTTTATAATGAGGAGGCTATTATTGAGGAAACTTTAACAATCCTTTCGGAAGCTCTTTCTAAAATAGGAAATGAATTGGATTGGGAGATAGTAGTTGCCGACAATGCTTCTACTGATAAGACTGCAGAAAAAGTAAAAAATGCAGGTTTCTCAAAAGTAAAAGTTTTCTCTATAAAAGAGAAAGGCAAAGGGGTGGCTATACGAAGCGTGGCTATGGAGTCGGAGGCTAATTTTTTTGGGTTTATCGATGCTGATTTGTCGGCTGATCCAGAGGCTATATTTACGATGCTTGATGCTCTGAAAAAAGGGGAATGCGATATTGTTATCGGTTCGCGCTTGATGGATAAAACCCAAACCCATCGCAGTTTTCTGCGCACTCTTTCTTCTGAGGTGTTTAATTTTATTCAGAGGATAATTTTAGGTTTGGATATCCAAGATACTCAATGTGGTTTGAAAATAATGAATAGAAGAGGAATCGATATATTTAAAAAATGCAAAGAAAATTCTTGGTTTTTTGATATGGAATTTCTGGCTTTATCTAGCAAGAATGGCCTCAGAATATTGGAGGTACCTGTATTATGGGAAGAGTTCCGGTATAAAGATAGAAAAACAAAGTTGCATCTTGTTCGTGATGGATTTTCTGCTATTATTACAATGATTAGAATCAGGATACGTCTTAATAAAGAATAA
- a CDS encoding class I SAM-dependent methyltransferase, protein MKKEAYKVLHDMEDSWWYRGRETVVRNVLEKFLNDKKDELILDWGSGFGGMFNMLSRYGIVNAYELDGEARNFCLSRGYKKVFNTGEEALSSSKFSLISLFDVVEHVEDDKNLVASLYTNLVKDGRVIITVPAYQWLWGVHDIEYHHFRRYTRKRMQKLLSNAGFEIEYSSYWNTLLFIPAAITRIFGFSGSSSFNMSPWLNRLFYGAVFIESLLIPIISLPFGTGIVIIARKK, encoded by the coding sequence ATGAAAAAAGAGGCATACAAAGTACTCCATGACATGGAAGATTCTTGGTGGTATAGAGGCAGGGAAACTGTCGTGAGAAATGTTTTAGAAAAGTTTCTAAATGATAAAAAAGACGAACTAATACTTGATTGGGGATCTGGTTTTGGCGGTATGTTCAATATGTTGAGTCGATACGGTATTGTAAATGCATATGAACTAGACGGTGAAGCTAGAAATTTTTGCTTAAGTCGTGGATATAAGAAAGTTTTTAATACAGGTGAGGAAGCTTTATCTTCCAGTAAATTTTCCTTGATCTCTCTTTTTGATGTCGTAGAGCATGTGGAAGACGATAAAAACTTGGTTGCTTCTCTATATACTAATTTAGTAAAAGACGGTCGAGTCATCATCACAGTTCCGGCATACCAGTGGCTTTGGGGTGTCCATGACATCGAATACCATCATTTTCGTAGGTATACACGAAAAAGAATGCAAAAGCTTCTTAGTAACGCTGGATTTGAAATAGAATATTCGAGCTATTGGAATACTTTATTATTTATTCCAGCAGCCATAACCCGCATATTTGGTTTTAGCGGATCTAGTTCTTTCAATATGTCCCCTTGGCTTAACAGACTTTTTTATGGCGCTGTTTTTATCGAGTCACTTCTTATTCCTATTATTTCACTTCCGTTTGGTACGGGAATCGTCATTATTGCTCGTAAAAAATAA
- a CDS encoding glycosyltransferase family 2 protein, with the protein MEQASKKNEKLKSVSFFCPAYHDELNLPELIPQVFNFLEKNTEKFEIVIIEDCSPDSTGQVADDLATKFPHIRVVHHNKNQGITATMKEGFNTARYEYVMYTDGDNQYNIWDFEPYLNLLKTNDVIAGYAIKKAVSKFRVFQSNLHNFLINILFFVNFKDINCSMKIFKKSVLDSIDICSSSKGGFIDAELILKAKKLGYKIAQFPVVHYERRSGIAGGTKPKVVLNTIKDMIMLRLNLL; encoded by the coding sequence ATGGAACAAGCTTCTAAAAAAAATGAAAAGCTAAAGTCAGTATCATTTTTTTGTCCAGCTTATCATGATGAACTTAATCTACCAGAATTGATTCCACAAGTTTTTAATTTTTTAGAAAAAAATACGGAAAAATTTGAGATTGTGATAATAGAAGATTGTAGTCCAGACAGTACGGGACAAGTCGCAGACGACTTGGCGACAAAATTTCCTCATATCAGAGTTGTTCATCACAATAAAAATCAAGGAATCACAGCTACCATGAAAGAAGGATTTAATACTGCAAGATATGAATATGTTATGTATACAGATGGTGATAATCAATATAATATTTGGGATTTTGAGCCTTATTTAAATTTACTCAAGACAAACGATGTTATAGCCGGATACGCTATTAAAAAAGCAGTATCAAAGTTTCGTGTATTTCAATCTAATCTTCATAACTTTTTAATAAACATTTTATTTTTTGTTAATTTTAAAGACATTAATTGCTCCATGAAAATTTTTAAAAAAAGTGTTTTAGATTCGATAGATATATGCAGTAGTTCTAAAGGAGGTTTTATAGATGCTGAGCTAATTCTAAAAGCCAAAAAATTGGGGTATAAAATTGCACAGTTTCCGGTGGTCCATTATGAGAGGAGAAGCGGGATTGCAGGTGGTACAAAACCAAAAGTAGTTCTGAACACTATAAAGGACATGATAATGTTGAGGTTAAATTTACTCTAG
- a CDS encoding methyltransferase domain-containing protein, giving the protein MESDSIKAMFDTVKGSITFGNILNQHNLRQKQVLDIGCGFGQYLRHFGPGSMGVTSTSEEVSFGSRNQLNIIKGNAEEIVKLNIETKFDVVWANNLFEHLLSPHAFLVKLKTLSSSNTSLILGVPVIPMFYFLTHLKFWRGMLASNHINFFNYHSLKLTIERAGWKVKFARPYIFKSPLLDRIIARLAPHLYFVCENNAEYKYPEKKVKEWEGEAYYKDLLKINNS; this is encoded by the coding sequence ATGGAAAGCGACTCAATCAAAGCAATGTTCGATACAGTTAAAGGCTCGATAACTTTTGGTAATATTTTAAATCAGCATAATTTAAGGCAAAAGCAGGTTTTAGATATAGGTTGCGGTTTCGGGCAGTATCTGCGACATTTTGGCCCGGGTAGTATGGGTGTCACTTCTACTTCTGAGGAAGTTTCTTTTGGCTCTAGGAATCAGCTTAATATAATAAAAGGTAACGCTGAAGAAATAGTTAAACTAAATATAGAAACTAAATTTGATGTCGTTTGGGCCAATAATTTGTTTGAACATCTACTTTCGCCCCATGCTTTTTTAGTTAAATTAAAAACTCTGTCGAGCTCAAACACTAGTCTAATACTTGGAGTGCCGGTGATCCCGATGTTTTATTTTCTTACCCATCTTAAATTTTGGAGGGGAATGCTTGCTTCCAACCACATAAATTTTTTTAATTACCACAGTTTGAAATTAACTATCGAAAGAGCTGGCTGGAAGGTAAAATTTGCTCGGCCTTACATCTTCAAATCTCCTTTGCTAGATAGAATCATTGCTAGGCTTGCGCCGCATCTTTATTTTGTTTGCGAAAATAATGCTGAATACAAATATCCGGAGAAAAAGGTCAAAGAATGGGAAGGGGAAGCTTATTACAAGGATCTTTTGAAAATAAATAACAGTTAG